In the Quercus lobata isolate SW786 chromosome 5, ValleyOak3.0 Primary Assembly, whole genome shotgun sequence genome, one interval contains:
- the LOC115988507 gene encoding leucine-rich repeat extensin-like protein 6 yields MEQPSLPPTTLVFLVFGFAISILAFYVESQSPTDSNSLSPQSPPPPPPPPPPPPPSYPPPSPPPPPPPPPPPPPLGLTDPPPPLPPPSPLDKTAPRPPSAALPPPVLPPRQNHKFNQNPVPPDLRSYARHKQKTLNHGKKIGILFMVIATILQIGVVGFLIFKRRQLLKLKDTF; encoded by the coding sequence ATGGAACAACCATCATTACCACCAACAACCTTGGTGTTCCTAGTATTTGGCTTTGCCATTAGTATCCTTGCATTCTATGTCGAGTCCCAATCACCAACTGATTCGAACTCTCTTTCACCTCAatcacctccacctccacctccacctcctccaccacctccgccaTCATATCCACCACCTTCTCCTCCTCCGCCGCCGCCTCCTCCGCCGCCTCCACCTCCATTAGGTTTGACAGATCCGCCGCCTCCTCTGCCACCTCCATCTCCATTAGATAAGACAGCTCCGCGGCCTCCATCGGCAGCTCTACCGCCTCCAGTACTGCCACCACGACAGAACCataaatttaaccaaaatcccGTTCCCCCAGATCTACGTTCATACGCAAGGCATAAACAGAAGACTCTCAATCATGGGAAGAAGATTGGAATATTGTTTATGGTTATCGCCACAATCCTCCAAATTGGTGTGGTGGGATTCTTGATTTTCAAGAGAAGGCAGCTCCTGAAGCTCAAGGACACATTTTAG
- the LOC115989868 gene encoding uncharacterized protein LOC115989868: MGIDDPSCVLCGGEIESSCHLFFKCPVARAIWYSSCWGLRADKLHISSSSDIIKLVLNPPQALCLQEDQWHISLNMAHIIDEIWHLRNRTTYQEAQIDIFDSIKQIQLKFQEFSTLITLETLPTAQAKHLFWEPPPIGWIKLNVDAAITESFSTLAVVARDHKGTVIKVWSKLHQPCSPIVAEAYAILWAMQLANHEQWSHVQIEGDAKQCFDPLSVEDVPPDWSISNIISSILSLKICFVSVCFRWVNRVCNAATHATAKHSVASKMSLCCNKDNLPCAVYSACMDDCLHVPLF, encoded by the coding sequence ATGGGCATAGATGACCCATCTTGTGTGCTATGTGGCGGTGAGATTGAATCTAGCTGCCACCTCTTCTTTAAGTGCCCAGTTGCTAGAGCAATTTGGTACTCCAGCTGCTGGGGCCTTAGAGCTGATAAGTTGCACATCTCCTCCAGCTCTGACATTATCAAGCTAGTATTGAATCCACCCCAAGCCTTATGCCTTCAAGAAGATCAATGGCATATATCCTTGAACATGGCTCATATAATTGATGAAATTTGGCATCTGAGAAATAGAACCACATATCAGGAGGCTCAAATTGATATCTTTGATTCTATCAAGCAGATTCAACTTAAGTTCCAAGAATTTTCCACTTTGATTACTTTGGAGACACTCCCTACTGCTCAAGCAAAGCACCTATTTTGGGAGCCGCCTCCCATTGGCTGGATAAAGCTTAATGTTGATGCGGCCATAACTGAATCCTTCTCCACTCTTGCAGTTGTGGCTAGAGATCATAAGGGCACAGTCATTAAAGTTTGGTCCAAGCTTCACCAACCTTGCTCCCCCATTGTTGCTGAGGCCTATGCAATCCTTTGGGCAATGCAACTTGCAAACCATGAACAATGGAGTCATGTTCAAATCGAAGGAGATGCAAAGCAATGTTTTGACCCTCTTTCAGTTGAAGATGTCCCACCTGATTGGTCTATCAGTAATATTATTAGTAGTATCTTAAGtcttaaaatttgttttgtgaGTGTTTGTTTTCGTTGGGTCAATAGAGTGTGCAATGCTGCAACTCATGCTACTGCAAAGCACTCAGTAGCATCTAAAATGTCTCTTTGTTGTAATAAGGACAATCTTCCCTGTGCGGTTTACTCTGCTTGTATGGATGATTGCCTCCACGTTCCtttattttga
- the LOC115989869 gene encoding uncharacterized protein LOC115989869, protein MGWRSKSIWAGRCTLINLVAQTLPTYVMSSFNIPSKIYDRLDAATRRFWWKPKATEGKFLAWKAWDKLYLPKGKGGLGFKKAKDSNRALLAKLAWMVASKRDSLCMEILRAKYKVRNDWLFKEPPKAASPIWKAIEGVKSIIV, encoded by the coding sequence ATGGGTTGGAGAAGCAAGTCTATTTGGGCGGGCAGGTGCACCCTTATAAACTTAGTGGCTCAAACTCTTCCAACATATGTCATGTCCTCCTTTAACATCCCTTCCAAAATCTACGATCGCTTAGATGCAGCTACAAGGAGGTTTTGGTGGAAGCCTAAAGCCACTGAAGGTAAATTCCTTGCTTGGAAAGCTTGGGATAAGCTCTACCTACCGAAAGGTAAAGGCGGTCTTGGTTTTAAAAAAGCCAAAGACTCTAATAGAGCACTTCTTGCAAAACTAGCTTGGATGGTTGCATCTAAGAGAGATAGTTTATGCATGGAAATTCTTAGAGCCAAATACAAAGTTCGAAATGATTGGCTATTCAAGGAACCTCCAAAAGCTGCGTCTCCCATTTGGAAAGCCATCGAGGGGGTTAAAAGCATCATTGTCTAG